One segment of Streptomyces roseifaciens DNA contains the following:
- a CDS encoding EF-hand domain-containing protein: protein MADMESARETFAKFDIDGDGFITAAEYKKAMAQLGDHFVTETVAQSIIDSKDGNGDRLLSFEEFWNSVNKG, encoded by the coding sequence ATGGCTGACATGGAGAGCGCACGCGAGACGTTCGCCAAGTTCGACATCGACGGGGACGGCTTCATCACGGCCGCCGAGTACAAGAAGGCCATGGCGCAGCTCGGCGACCACTTCGTCACCGAGACCGTCGCCCAGTCGATCATCGACTCCAAGGACGGCAACGGCGACCGCCTGCTGTCCTTCGAGGAGTTCTGGAACTCCGTCAACAAGGGCTGA
- a CDS encoding ATP-binding protein has protein sequence MPLAYVVAGARRGSFRSGESLRSSPGRACGGHDGGMAGLEGTEQPRQRAGTAAVRWSPTVEDELALKALDLFGNPTQGEVRLPSRPESAVAARRLTQSVVLRQWGLSGQLTEHAVLLVSELVGNAVRHTGARYFGLRMLRRRGWLRIEVRDPSRGLPCLMPVHELDVTGRGLFLVDKLSDRWGVDLLARGKTTWFEMRVADR, from the coding sequence CTGCCCTTGGCATATGTCGTCGCAGGGGCTCGGAGGGGGTCGTTCCGGTCAGGTGAATCCCTACGTTCCAGCCCCGGCCGTGCTTGCGGCGGCCATGATGGGGGCATGGCGGGCCTGGAAGGAACGGAGCAGCCACGGCAGCGAGCCGGCACGGCCGCTGTGCGCTGGTCGCCGACCGTGGAGGATGAGCTGGCGCTCAAAGCGCTCGATCTGTTCGGCAACCCCACACAGGGCGAGGTGCGCCTGCCCTCCCGCCCCGAGTCGGCCGTCGCGGCCCGCCGGCTGACCCAGTCGGTGGTCCTGCGCCAGTGGGGCCTCTCGGGCCAACTCACCGAGCACGCCGTCCTGCTGGTCTCCGAGCTCGTCGGCAACGCCGTCCGCCACACCGGCGCGCGCTACTTCGGCCTGCGGATGCTGCGCCGGCGGGGCTGGCTCCGCATAGAGGTCCGCGACCCCTCGCGGGGGCTGCCCTGCCTGATGCCCGTGCACGAGCTCGACGTCACGGGCCGGGGGCTCTTTCTCGTCGACAAGCTCTCGGACCGCTGGGGGGTGGACCTGCTGGCGCGCGGCAAGACCACCTGGTTCGAGATGCGGGTCGCCGACCGCTGA